The genome window TCCGCCCAGCCGCCGGGAAGACTCCAGCGTCCATCCTGCTGCTCCCTGGAAAGCAGCACTTTTCCGTCTTCTATCACCGCACCGCGCACATCGACTTTGGGCGTGGCATAACCGGATTCGTTCTTGAAAATGGTTTCCCAGTGAGTCTGAGTGATGTCTGAGGACGACGCCATCATCTCCGCGGCAATCTGCTGCAGTTCCTCGCAGCGCTCCTGTTCGTAAGGATCATGCGTATACGTCAGCCCTGTCTGCGCCAGCGCTGCAATGCGCCGGGCCCATTGGATTGTTTGATTTCCGGACATAGTTGAGTTTGGTTGGTTTAACTGAATAAGAGGTCGTAACAATGTCTTTTGCGGCCATTATGAGACTGGCATCACCAGGGGTGCAGCCAGAATATTCTGTTTTTCTGTGGGGCCCTGGTGAATGGATGCGTGGTTTTGAATGATTTGCTCGAAGATCATGTGAAAAAGAAATGCTGAATGCCCGACATGATCATTTGTGCGGCCAGTGCGGCGAGAACCAGTCCGGTGATTTTGCTGAGGATACCGATGCCGCGTTTGCCCAGCACCCGTTCGATTTTTGAGGCCAGAAACAAAAGGGTTCCCAGTGTGACGACCGCCATCGCCAGTGACAGGATGCCGGTGATTCTATGTTCCATATCCGGCATTTCTCCTCCGAGCACCAGCAGTGCTCCGGTCGTGGCGGGGCCGACGATGACCGGAATGGCCAGCGGAACGACCGAAATGTCCTCGTCGCTGCAGTTCGGCAGGGCGGATTCTTTTGGATAAACCAAATGCACTGCGGAGAGAAACAGCAGAGCGCCGGCGCCAACCCGGAAGGCATCCAGAGTGATGCTGAATATCGTAAAGACCACGTTGCCGAAAAAGAACAGTGCCATGCAGATAATGGCTACCGCAAAGGATACCTGAATGGACAGTTTGCGCCGGGCGGTCTCGGTGTACGGCTGCGTCAGGGTGAGAAACATCGTCAGCGCAAAAAACGGCGTGAACAGGAAAAAGAAGCGCAGCCAGATGCTGAACCCGAATGCGAGACTTTCTGTATTCATAAGACAGCCTATTTTTTAGCGGTGTCGGAGTCCTGATAGTCGGCGAACTTCATCGACATAATGCGCGACACACCGCGATTGGGCATGGTGACTCCGTAGATGACGTCCGCCGCGGCGATGGTCTGTCGACTGTGGGTGATCAGAATAAACTGGGACTGATCCAGGAAGTTGAGCACCATTTTAACGAAACGGCCGATATTGGCTTCGTCGAGCGCGGCATCGAGCTCGTCGAGCACGCAGAACGGGCTTGGCTTCACCTTAAAGAGGGAGAAGAGCAGGGCCACCGCGGTCATCGTGCGTTCTCCCCCTGACAGCAGCGAGATGGTCTGCAGCTTTTTGCCGGGCGGACGCGCGATGATTTCAATGCCGGATTCGAGAACATCCTCTTCGTCGACCAGTACCAGTTTGGCGGAGCCGCCGCCAAAGAGGTTTTTAAACATTTCCCCGAAATTATCGTTCACCTTGTCGAAGGTTTCCTTGAACAGGGCGGTGGTGGTCTCGTTGATCTTTTTGATCATTTCCATCAGCTGGGCTTTGGCCTTGGTCAGGTCGTCTTCCTGCTGGTTCAGGAACGCAAACCGTTCTTCGAGTTCTGCGTGTTCCTCAATGGCGACCAGATTGACCGGTCCCATGGATTCCAGCTTGGCGCGGTATTCCGCCACCTGGGTTTCCAGTTCCTCCATATCCGGCCGTTCGTCTTCCCATTCCGGCTCCGGCTCGCGCGGCAGATCTTCAAGCGTAATCTGCCAGGTGCTGGTCAGGCGGTCGGCGGCATTCTGATGACGCATGCGCTGCTCGGCCAGTTCCACTTCAAAACTTGTTTTCTGCCCCTGCAGTTCATCGAGCTGCTGCTGCATCACGCGCAGGCTTCTTTCCCTCTCCGCAAGTGTAACGGTCTTCACTTCGCGGACCTGACGCACTTCCGCCAGTTTGGCATCGGCCGCGGCCACGGCTTCTTTCAGGCCTTCGAGTTTTGCTTCGGCTCCGGCCGACGTTTCCTTGAGCTGGGCGACGCGCTGCTGATAAGTACTGACGCCACGGGTGCGCTCTTCAATCACATCGCTGAGTTCTTTCAGTCGCGCCTGGAGCGGCTGGCGGCGGCTTTGCAGCGATTCCAGCCGCTGTTCGCGCTGCGAGAACTGCACGCGGCACTCAGACGTGGCGGAGAGGGCCTCGGCCCGTTTTTCTTCCAGAGCATTCAGCTCCTCGGTCTTTGTGGAAATCTGCTGGCGGGTTTTTGCCAGTTTTTCACGGGCTTCGGCGCCTTCGCGGGCAACCGCGGTGCGGCGGTCTTCGCCTTCACCTTTCTGTTCGATCAGTGTATTAAATTCAAAGGTGACCGTTTCGACCCGTTCGCGCGCGGTTTCGAGCTCCCGACTGATCACCTGCGCTTCTCCCTCCTGGACCGCGAGGGAGCGGCGGCGGGCATCCAGCTCGCCGCGGGCGATTTCAAGCGCGTCGCCAGCACCGCTTTGTTCCGTGCGCAGGGCACTGAGCCGTTCCTGTTTCGCGCTCAGTTCGTTGCTGAGCACTTCTATTTCTCCCTGAAGCTGTTCGCGCAGGTGATGGCGTCCCAGTGGGTTGACATCGCCTTCTTCCGGTTTCCACAGTTCGCCGGCGCCTTCTGCTGTAAGCAGTTCGCCGGTTTTTGTGACGAATACAGCGCCGGCGGGCAGGGTGATTGGAATCGTCTGCAGGCTGTCGGCAATGAAGACATTGGCAAGCAGCTGGGAGGCGAGCGGAGCGACGTTGTCGCTGAAGGAAACCTTGCTGATCAGAGGAATGCCTTCGGCCTGCACCGCCGCCGGGGCGGGGGCGTCGGCGGAAAGCAGCCGCACTGAACCGTGGCCGCTGCCGGACAGCAGCGTCAGTACGCTGCGCGCACCGCTACGGCTTTTAACCACCACCGCGTCCATCCAAGGACGCAGCACGGTTTCGAGTGCCGTTTCAAACCCTTCGCCGGCTGTAAACTGTTCGGCCAGCGGGCCGATGACGTTTTCGTCGCCGCTTTCGAGCAGATGACGTGCGCCGGGCGGAAAGCCTTCCTCCCGGTCTGCGGCAATCATTTCCAGGCGGGCGTTTTTATCGGTGAGCTGACGGTTCAGTTCAGAAACTTCATTTTCCAGGATCTGGATCTGCTCCGCCAGCGTCGTGCGCTGAGTGCGCAGATCGTTCAGGGTCTGTTCCTGGACGGCGACAGCCTGGCGAAGGCCCTCAACCTGAGCGGCCATTTCCTGACGGCGTTCTTCGTAGGAGGCCAGCGAGCGTTCCAGTCCGCTTTTTTCGGCGGCGAGCTGTTCCTTGCGGATCACGCTGGCGCGCTCTTTGGCATCGATTTCCGACAATTCGTTCTGAAGTCGGCCGATCCGGCTGTCGAGTTCCATCGATTCAGAGCGCATGCGGTTGAGTTCTTCGCGTCCGGCGTGGACCAGCGCCTCGGTTTCCCGCTGTGCGGCCGTTGTTCTTTCCAGTTCTGCGGCGGCCTCTTTTTTTTCTGTCTCGGCGCTTTCAATCAGGCGAAGCACTTCTTCAAGCGAATCCCGGTGCTGTTGGAGACGGTTTTTTGCCTCTTCAGATTCTTTGGTGTTCTGCTGGGCCAGCGATTCCAGTTCGGCGACGCGTTCAGTGTTGGTGCGGATGGTCTGCATGGCCCGTTCGAGCTCGTTTTTAACACGCATGGACTCATCCATTGTGTTGCCGATTGTCTGCTCGAGTTCGTGCAGCTCGGCCCGCAGCCCGTCCGTCTGGCCGTTGGCGGCTTCGATGCCGTTATGCGCTTCGTCCACTTTCAGGCGCAGTTCTTCCAGTTTGGCGCGGATTTCCTGAATGCGGGTTTCGAGCTCAGAGAGGCGGGTCCGGGTGACGTAGATGTCGAGAACACGCAGGCTGGCCTGAATTTCCTTGTAGCGCTGGGCTTTTCCGGCCTGGCGCTGCAGGGAGATGATCTGCCGTTTGACTTCGCGGATCACATCGGCCAGACGCAGCAGGTTGGCTTCGGTCTGCTCCAGTTTGCGCAGTGCCTCTTTTTTGTCTGCCTTGTATTTCGTGATGCCGGAGGCCTCTTCAAACACCGCGCGGCGGTCGTCGGGTCGCGAAGAGAGAATCTGGTCGATTTTTCCCTGTTCGAGCACTGAGTAGGAGTTGGTCCCGACCCCGGTATCCATGAACAGGCGCTGGATATCTTTGCGGCGGCACGCTTTTTTATTAATGAAATAGTCGCTTTCGCCGGTGCGGAACACGCGGCGGGTAATGCTTACCTCGTTCAGGCCGATCTCCAGGGTTTCATCGCAGTCTGCCAGGGTCAGCGTCACTTCCGCCATTCCCAGCGGTTTGTGGGAATCCGTTCCGTTGAAGATGCAGTCCTCCATGGTGGCGCCGCGCAGCGCACGCGCGCGCGATTCGCCGAGGACCCAGCGGATGGCATCAGAAACATTGCTTTTTCCGCAGCCGTTCGGGCCGACAATCGCCGTCATGCCCGGTTCAAACTCCAAGTGAGTCTTTTCTGCGAAACTTTTGAAGCCTACGATATCTACGGATTTCAAATACATCCGGTCTTGATACCATGCGCAGGCCGGCGGGGCAATCCTGCAAGGGCCAAAACTCGCTTTTCAATGCTTGTTTGTGCGCGGTCTGTGCCCGGGACCCTCGGCGGAAATCATTGGGCCTGTTCCCGCTCATTTCGAGTGTGTCGATCGGGACAGAATGAGGGCTGTTATCAGAAATGCCTCCGCTGAGGTATAAAAAGACCCGCCCGCGGGAGAACTGAGGGCGGGTCCGGCGGCTTAGTCATCCAGGGAAATGACCATATACCGCGCGCCGTAACGCGGGATCTGAACTAACAGGAGAAGCGAGTCGGAGCCTTGCGCGGCTTGCAGTGCCTGCCGGAATTCCTGGGCATTTGCGGTGCTCATCCGGTTGACGGAACGAATGATCATCCCGTCTCTCAGGCCGCTTCGCCATGCGGGGCCGTCCGGATCGACACTTTTTACGAGCATTCCGGTGATATTCGCCGGCAGACGCATCTGTAAAATGGCTTGTTCGGTCAGCTCTTCGACATCGAACCCCGCTTTTTCGAGAGCGGAGAAATTCGTGGTTGCCAGTTCGCCGTCTTTGGCCTGAGTGATCAGTGTTTTCTCAATGCGTTTGCCGTCGCGGAGCAGGGTGAGGGTGATTTCTGTGCCGGGGCGGAAGGAGGCGACCTTGCTGCGGAATGACGGGAGTTTTCCGACCGGTTCGCCGTTGAGTTCGAGTGCAATGTCTCCGGCCACAATGCCGGCTTCGTCTGCGGCGGAATCTTCAGTGACCTGACTGATCAGGATGCCTTTGGAGTCCTCGTCGAGTCCGAAACCTTTTGCCAGTTCCGGGGTGATGCGCTGCAGGTAAACGCCAATCAGGCTGCGCTGGACTTTTCCGTCTTTCAGCAGCGCTTCTTTGATATCCAGTGCCATGTTGATCGGAATGGCGAAGCCGATTCCCATATATCCGCCGCTCTGGCTGTAAATGGCGGTGTTGATGCCGATGACTTCGCCGTCGATGTTCAGCAGAGGTCCGCCGGAGTTGCCGGGGTTGATGGCGGCGTCGGTCTGGATGAAGTTTTCATAGTCGGTAATACCGACCTGACTGCGGCCGGTAGCGCTGATGATGCCAACGGTGACGGTTTCCTGCAGGCCGAAGGGATTTCCAACTGCAATGGCCCATTCGCCAACCTGCAGGTCGTCGGAGTCGCCGAGTTCGATGGTCGGCAGGTCTTCTTCGCCTTCAATTTTAATCAGTGCAATCTCGGTTTCCGGATCGGTCCCGATCAGTTTTGCGTCGAGTTCGCGGCCGTCCTTGAGGGTGACGACAATGCTGTCTGCATCGTTGACGACGTGGTTGTTGGTCAGGATGTAGCCGTCTTTGCTGATGATGAACCCGGATCCCTGTCCCATCTGTTTGCGTTTCTGGGTGCGCGGCTGCTGTTGCTGCCGGAACTGCGGGCCGAAGAAATATTCAAAGATGTCCCGCTGTTGCTGCGGCAGGGACTGTTCAATGGTCTGTTCCACCCGGATGGATACAACAGCCGGTGTAGCGGTTTTGGCAACCTGGGAAAAAGCCTTTCCGGTTTGCCGCAGTGTATCGATGGGGTCAGTTTCGGCAGAACACCCGCAAACCAGCAGGGCACTCAGGACTCCGGAAAGAATCAGACGTTTCATTGCAAATCTCCTGTAACGGTTGAGTTTGTTTATCCATGTGACGCCCCTTTGCGTCGTTCGTTCATTTTTAGTCGATTTTTTTTTAGTCGCAATGATTTTGAAACAAAACCGGATGTGCTTTAATCGCCCGCCTTATGGAAAAGCAGCTGTTGATTTTTGATTTAGACGGGACGCTGGCTGAAACCCGACAGGATTTGGCCTCCGGAATTAACCTGATGCGGGCCCATTATGGACTGGCGCCGCTGGATGTGGAAACCGTGACCGGCTACATCGGCGACGGCATCCGCAAGCTGGTGGAGCGTTCGCTGCAGGGGCTGGATGTGGATATTGACGAGGCGGTTGCGCTCGACAAAAAGTTTTATGCCGAGCACATGTTTGATGAAACCCGGCTTTATCCCGGGGCGGAAGAGGGGTTGAAGGCACTGTCCGCCCATGCGCTGGCTGTGCTGAGCAATAAGCCGGGCGATCCGACCCGGGCCATCCTGAAACATCTGGGTGTGGATGGGCTCTTTTTCCGAATGCTGGGCGGCGGCGATCTGCCGAATCTGAAGCCGTCGCCGGACGGAATCGAGGCGCTGCTGGCCGAGTCCGGGATTTCAAAGGAAAACACGTGGATGATCGGCGACCATCACACAGACCTGGAAGTGGCGCATAATGCCGGAGTCAAAAGCGGGTTTGTGACCTACGGCCTTGGACATGCCGGAGAGTTTTCTGCCGACCAAACCTGGAGCACGTTTGGCGAGCTGGTCGATTTTTTTAGTTAAAACGAGGTGAATTATGAAAAGTCATACAGAAGGACTGACCCTGTTGAAAAAGGGCGAGATGAATTATCCGCAGGCGCCTGACGCATCGATTCTGGAAACGTTTGAGAACTCAAATCCGCAGCGAAACTACTGGATTCAGTTTGAGACGGATGAGTTTACGTCGCTCTGCCCCATTACCGGCCAGCCCGACTTCGCGCGCATCACGATCGAGTACGTTCCCGATCAGCTGTGCGTTGAAAGCAAGTCGCTCAAGCTGTTCCTGTTTTCATTCCGCAATGAGGGATCGTTCTACGAGGACGTCACAAACCGCATTTACACCGATCTGTTTGGCCTGCTGAAACCGCGGCACCTGATCGTGACCGGCGACTTTACCGCCCGCGGCGGGATCCGTTCCAGTGTGCGGGTGGACTCTGCAGACGCTTAAGTGCAGTCCGCCTGAGCAGATTTCCAGACTCTGGAAAAAGGAGATTTATTTTTCCAGGGTTTGGAACACATTCTCGTAGACGTTTGTGTTTTCCTGCAGATCGCTGGAGCGGTCGGCGGGAATTCGGTAGGTGGCAAGAATTCGCGGCTGTTCCTGCCGGACTTTTTCCCGGTCCAGGACCATTTCCAGGCCGATGGTGTTTTCGAAGGTGATGAATTCATTGCCGGCGCCGGCTTCAATCAGGGAAATCATCTGTTTGAGGTTGCGCACTTTCTGTCCGTCGACCGACTCAATCTGCCAGTAATTTTCGTTCTGGTATCCCTGGTTGACGTCGGCGGCGAGGACGCGGAGCGCCAGCACAACCTCATCGGTTTCCCTGGGGCGCAGGTTGTTGCTCATGCGCGCAATCAGTTCTTTCGGGGCGTTATTGTACCAGTTCTTTCCCCACATCTGCAGCAGGTTCTTCGTGAGCGGAACGAAAACGACTCCGCCGTAGATGTAGTAACTCGGCAGTATGTCATACTGCTCCATCGGAATCAGCCAGTTGTCATCAAAGGTGTGCGAGAGGGGGATATCGAGCGGCAGGAGCTGATTGTTGCGCAGCACTTCGACCTTTAAATGATCGCCGATCTGGTTTTCCTGCACATAATAAAGAAACAGGGTGCGTTCTTTGGGGCGAAACTCAACCGTGCCGTCGTCGGCAACAGGGTGGCCCTTGACGCTCAGTAGAACATCGCCGGTTTGCAGGACCCCGTCTGCGGCGGATTTATGAGCAATACCTGTAATCAGCATTCCGGTCTGCCCGGGTGCCATGCCGTATCGCCGCCGCATATCGGGGTTTTCCATTTTCTGCCAGTTGATTCCAAGGTCTGGAACGCCGTCCTGCCGGTTGTTCTGAATATCCTTCAGAAAATGCTGCACGACCGGAACGGGAATGATGTAGCCGATATTATCCGCCTGCGTCATTCCCTGCATGGCGACACCGACCAGCTGGCCGTCTACAATGGCCGGGCCGCCGGAGTTGCCGGGGTTGATGGCCGCATCGATCTGCGCCGCCAGCAGGTTGAGAGAGCTATGGGAATACGTCTGATGCTCAATGCGTGAGATCACGCCTTCGGTAATGCTCAGCGTATCGCCGCCCATCGGAAAGCCGTAAACATGTACATCCTGCTGGGTTTCCGGAAGTCCGCCCAGCGGGACAGGGTCGATGCCGTCAAAAAACGCCGGATCGTCAACCGTCAGCAGCGCAAGGTCAGCCTGATGGGATACAAAAAGCACGTGTGCCTGATAGCGCCGCGACTCCCCAAACCGGCGCACCTGAACAAAGGTCTGGTCGCGCACCACATGGCCGTTGGTGAGAATCCGGTTGCCGCTGATGATGCATCCCGAACCGGTCGAGCTCTGCGGGCCGCGCATGTTCCACGGATTGTAGTAATCCGGGATGTTGTGAACGGTATAGATCTTAACAATCGCCTCGCGGACATCCTGTGCGGCGGCGGTGCCGGCGATCAGAATGCAGAACAGAACGGCAGGTATCCATCGTTTCATAACGGTTCTCAGCGGGTGGGTTCGGGGCCGCGATAGATGCAGCCGGAGGTTTCGGTTTCTTTGATAACCAGCTGATAAAGCAGGGGCAGCTGCGGTTTCAGAATGTTCCACAGCCAGACGCTCATGTTTTCGCTGGTCGGATTCTCCAGCCCCTCGATTTCGTTGAGAATCGCGTGGTCGAGCTGCTGGAGAACCGGCGTACACACCTTGGACAGGTCTCCGAAGTCCATTACAAAACCGGTTTGCGGGTCGACTTCGCCTTTCAGGTGAACTTCGATCTCGAAGCCGTGTCCGTGCATCGCGGAGCATTTGTGGGTATCCGGTACGCCGGTCAGTCGGTGCGCGGCATCAAACCGCAGTGTTTTATAAATCTGCATTTCAGGCATAGGAATTCCTTTCTGAAAGATGAACTATGAAGGCGGTGTTTTTTCAACTAAAAAGGCCAACGCCGTTTGAGTTCCTGTTTCATCTTTCATCTTTTACATTTCATATTTTCTAGGATCTTTGGTTCCGGCTTCTTTAAATCCTTTGAGGCGCAGGCGGCAGGAATCGCAGGTGCCGCAGGCTTTGCCGTCCGGCGCCGGGTCGTAGCAGCTGGTGGTTTGTCCGTAGTCGACGCCGAGCTCCAGCCCGGTTGTGATAATCTGCGCTTTCGTCAGATCGATCAGCGGCGCATGGATGGTCAGTTTCTCCTCGCCGGTCACGCCCGCCCTGGTGGCGAGGTTGGCCATTTTTTCGTAGGCGGTGATGAATTCGGGTCTGCAGTCGGGATAGCCGCTGTAGTCGAGGGCATTCACGCCGATGAAAATGTCGGTGCAGCCGAGCACTTCCGCCCATGCGAGTGCGTAAGACAGGAAAATGGTGTTGCGCGCCGGAACGTATGTGATCGGGATTTCATCCTCATCACCCGCCTCGTGCGGCACATCAATGTTGGTGTCGGTCAGCGCCGACCCGCCGAAGGCGCCGAGATCAATCTCAACGGTGCGGTGCTCCACCGTCTTCAGCATTTTGGCAACTTGGGATGCGCATTCCAGCTCGACCATATGACGCTGGCCGTACCGGAAGGAGAGGGCATAGCAGTCAAACCCTTCCGCTTTGGCCATCGCCAGCGCCGTTGCAGAGTCCAGTCCGCCACTCAGCAGGACCACTGCTTTTTTCCGGTTTTTCATCAATCCATCACTCCTGTATTCGTCATTCCGTTCTCAAAGAAGCCCCATCAATTTATGGCTTTGAGGAATAATGCGCACGGTTTTTTTCAGCGAACATGCCATTTCGGACTGCCAGTGAAGGATCTGCTGCGCCGTGGGTATCCGATCGGTTCTCGATGCCGCCGTCATCGGCTGCAGAACCACATCGGCCTCCGTCTGGGTCGCGGTAATCAGCTCGATCGCCTCGACCAGGTCTTCCTCTGCCGTGTCGGCGCTCACCACCAGTTTGATGGTTGTGCTGATGCGGCGGGCACGGATGGCTTCCATAAAATGCTGATGCTGCAGCCACGTCTCCGGCTCTCCGGTCACGCTGGGCAGTTTAATGTCCATCAGTACATGGTCGATATACTCGGCAATGCTTTCAAATTCTTCCACCAGATCGCCGCTGGTTTCCAGATGGACCGGCAGGGCAAACTCTTTTTTGGCCTGCGGCAGGAATTCTTTCAGGAACTTTGCGTGCAGCAGTGGCTCGCCGCCGGTTAGGAACAGGTCGTCATGAACGCAGACAACGCTGTACAGCAGCTTCAGAAGCTTAATCAGTCCTGCGCAGTCCAGCGGGTTGGAG of Tichowtungia aerotolerans contains these proteins:
- the queD gene encoding 6-carboxytetrahydropterin synthase QueD, which gives rise to MPEMQIYKTLRFDAAHRLTGVPDTHKCSAMHGHGFEIEVHLKGEVDPQTGFVMDFGDLSKVCTPVLQQLDHAILNEIEGLENPTSENMSVWLWNILKPQLPLLYQLVIKETETSGCIYRGPEPTR
- a CDS encoding S1C family serine protease, encoding MKRWIPAVLFCILIAGTAAAQDVREAIVKIYTVHNIPDYYNPWNMRGPQSSTGSGCIISGNRILTNGHVVRDQTFVQVRRFGESRRYQAHVLFVSHQADLALLTVDDPAFFDGIDPVPLGGLPETQQDVHVYGFPMGGDTLSITEGVISRIEHQTYSHSSLNLLAAQIDAAINPGNSGGPAIVDGQLVGVAMQGMTQADNIGYIIPVPVVQHFLKDIQNNRQDGVPDLGINWQKMENPDMRRRYGMAPGQTGMLITGIAHKSAADGVLQTGDVLLSVKGHPVADDGTVEFRPKERTLFLYYVQENQIGDHLKVEVLRNNQLLPLDIPLSHTFDDNWLIPMEQYDILPSYYIYGGVVFVPLTKNLLQMWGKNWYNNAPKELIARMSNNLRPRETDEVVLALRVLAADVNQGYQNENYWQIESVDGQKVRNLKQMISLIEAGAGNEFITFENTIGLEMVLDREKVRQEQPRILATYRIPADRSSDLQENTNVYENVFQTLEK
- the queC gene encoding 7-cyano-7-deazaguanine synthase QueC — protein: MKNRKKAVVLLSGGLDSATALAMAKAEGFDCYALSFRYGQRHMVELECASQVAKMLKTVEHRTVEIDLGAFGGSALTDTNIDVPHEAGDEDEIPITYVPARNTIFLSYALAWAEVLGCTDIFIGVNALDYSGYPDCRPEFITAYEKMANLATRAGVTGEEKLTIHAPLIDLTKAQIITTGLELGVDYGQTTSCYDPAPDGKACGTCDSCRLRLKGFKEAGTKDPRKYEM
- the smc gene encoding chromosome segregation protein SMC codes for the protein MYLKSVDIVGFKSFAEKTHLEFEPGMTAIVGPNGCGKSNVSDAIRWVLGESRARALRGATMEDCIFNGTDSHKPLGMAEVTLTLADCDETLEIGLNEVSITRRVFRTGESDYFINKKACRRKDIQRLFMDTGVGTNSYSVLEQGKIDQILSSRPDDRRAVFEEASGITKYKADKKEALRKLEQTEANLLRLADVIREVKRQIISLQRQAGKAQRYKEIQASLRVLDIYVTRTRLSELETRIQEIRAKLEELRLKVDEAHNGIEAANGQTDGLRAELHELEQTIGNTMDESMRVKNELERAMQTIRTNTERVAELESLAQQNTKESEEAKNRLQQHRDSLEEVLRLIESAETEKKEAAAELERTTAAQRETEALVHAGREELNRMRSESMELDSRIGRLQNELSEIDAKERASVIRKEQLAAEKSGLERSLASYEERRQEMAAQVEGLRQAVAVQEQTLNDLRTQRTTLAEQIQILENEVSELNRQLTDKNARLEMIAADREEGFPPGARHLLESGDENVIGPLAEQFTAGEGFETALETVLRPWMDAVVVKSRSGARSVLTLLSGSGHGSVRLLSADAPAPAAVQAEGIPLISKVSFSDNVAPLASQLLANVFIADSLQTIPITLPAGAVFVTKTGELLTAEGAGELWKPEEGDVNPLGRHHLREQLQGEIEVLSNELSAKQERLSALRTEQSGAGDALEIARGELDARRRSLAVQEGEAQVISRELETARERVETVTFEFNTLIEQKGEGEDRRTAVAREGAEAREKLAKTRQQISTKTEELNALEEKRAEALSATSECRVQFSQREQRLESLQSRRQPLQARLKELSDVIEERTRGVSTYQQRVAQLKETSAGAEAKLEGLKEAVAAADAKLAEVRQVREVKTVTLAERERSLRVMQQQLDELQGQKTSFEVELAEQRMRHQNAADRLTSTWQITLEDLPREPEPEWEDERPDMEELETQVAEYRAKLESMGPVNLVAIEEHAELEERFAFLNQQEDDLTKAKAQLMEMIKKINETTTALFKETFDKVNDNFGEMFKNLFGGGSAKLVLVDEEDVLESGIEIIARPPGKKLQTISLLSGGERTMTAVALLFSLFKVKPSPFCVLDELDAALDEANIGRFVKMVLNFLDQSQFILITHSRQTIAAADVIYGVTMPNRGVSRIMSMKFADYQDSDTAKK
- a CDS encoding HAD family hydrolase — translated: MIFDLDGTLAETRQDLASGINLMRAHYGLAPLDVETVTGYIGDGIRKLVERSLQGLDVDIDEAVALDKKFYAEHMFDETRLYPGAEEGLKALSAHALAVLSNKPGDPTRAILKHLGVDGLFFRMLGGGDLPNLKPSPDGIEALLAESGISKENTWMIGDHHTDLEVAHNAGVKSGFVTYGLGHAGEFSADQTWSTFGELVDFFS
- a CDS encoding MarC family protein, yielding MNTESLAFGFSIWLRFFFLFTPFFALTMFLTLTQPYTETARRKLSIQVSFAVAIICMALFFFGNVVFTIFSITLDAFRVGAGALLFLSAVHLVYPKESALPNCSDEDISVVPLAIPVIVGPATTGALLVLGGEMPDMEHRITGILSLAMAVVTLGTLLFLASKIERVLGKRGIGILSKITGLVLAALAAQMIMSGIQHFFFT
- a CDS encoding DegQ family serine endoprotease translates to MKRLILSGVLSALLVCGCSAETDPIDTLRQTGKAFSQVAKTATPAVVSIRVEQTIEQSLPQQQRDIFEYFFGPQFRQQQQPRTQKRKQMGQGSGFIISKDGYILTNNHVVNDADSIVVTLKDGRELDAKLIGTDPETEIALIKIEGEEDLPTIELGDSDDLQVGEWAIAVGNPFGLQETVTVGIISATGRSQVGITDYENFIQTDAAINPGNSGGPLLNIDGEVIGINTAIYSQSGGYMGIGFAIPINMALDIKEALLKDGKVQRSLIGVYLQRITPELAKGFGLDEDSKGILISQVTEDSAADEAGIVAGDIALELNGEPVGKLPSFRSKVASFRPGTEITLTLLRDGKRIEKTLITQAKDGELATTNFSALEKAGFDVEELTEQAILQMRLPANITGMLVKSVDPDGPAWRSGLRDGMIIRSVNRMSTANAQEFRQALQAAQGSDSLLLLVQIPRYGARYMVISLDD
- a CDS encoding 7-carboxy-7-deazaguanine synthase QueE, which gives rise to MTQKNQPSAFVSEIFSSAQGEGVNIGRRQLFVRFCECHRNCLYCDTPFQRTDSVRIETVPGSGTFKEFSNPLDCAGLIKLLKLLYSVVCVHDDLFLTGGEPLLHAKFLKEFLPQAKKEFALPVHLETSGDLVEEFESIAEYIDHVLMDIKLPSVTGEPETWLQHQHFMEAIRARRISTTIKLVVSADTAEEDLVEAIELITATQTEADVVLQPMTAASRTDRIPTAQQILHWQSEMACSLKKTVRIIPQSHKLMGLL
- the queF gene encoding preQ(1) synthase; the encoded protein is MKSHTEGLTLLKKGEMNYPQAPDASILETFENSNPQRNYWIQFETDEFTSLCPITGQPDFARITIEYVPDQLCVESKSLKLFLFSFRNEGSFYEDVTNRIYTDLFGLLKPRHLIVTGDFTARGGIRSSVRVDSADA